The following proteins are co-located in the Malus sylvestris chromosome 13, drMalSylv7.2, whole genome shotgun sequence genome:
- the LOC126595097 gene encoding spermidine synthase 1-like, whose product MADESVAGSADFPVKRPREEEENGSAAVASAVSMEPDGGKEPDSVSAVIPGWFSEISSMWPGEAHSLKIEKILFQGKSDYQNVMVFQSATYGKVLVLDGVIQLTERDECAYQEMITHLPLCSIPNPKKVLVIGGGDGGVLREVARYSSVEKIDICEIDKMVIDVSKQFFPEVAIGYEDPRVTLHVGDGVAFLKAVPAGTYDAVIVDSSDPIGPAKELFEKPFFQTVANALRPGGVVCTQAESIWLHMHIIEDIVANCREIFKGSVNYAWTTVPTYPSGVIGFMLCSTEGPAVDFKHPVNSIDESKRPLRFYNSEIHTAAFCLPSFAKKVIDAKAK is encoded by the exons ATGGCGGACGAGAGTGTGGCGGGGTCCGCTGATTTTCCGGTGAAGAGGCCCAGGGAGGAAGAAGAGAACGGCTCTGCAGCTGTTGCCTCAGCCGTCTCCATGGAGCCTGACGGTGGCAAGGAGCCGGATTCTGTCTCCGCTGTCATTCCCGGCTGGTTTTCTGAGATTAGCTCAATGTGGCCAG GAGAGGCACACTCCTTGAAGATAGAGAAGATTTTGTTTCAGGGAAAGTCCGACTATCAGAATGTGATGGTCTTCCAG TCAGCGACATatggaaaggttcttgtatTGGATGGGGTGATTCAGTTAACAgaaagggatgaatgtgcctATCAAGAAATGATTACTCATCTCCCACTCTGCTCAATTCCAAATCCAAAGAAG GTTTTGGTTATTGGTGGAGGAGATGGTGGGGTACTGAGGGAAGTGGCTCGTTATTCTTCGGTTGAGAAGATTGATATATGTGAGATCGATAAGATGGTGATTGAT GTGTCTAAACAATTTTTCCCTGAGGTAGCTATTGGATATGAGGACCCACGGGTCACACTTCATGTTGGTGATG GAGTTGCATTTTTGAAGGCTGTTCCCGCAGGAACTTATGATGCAGTAATAGTGGACTCTTCTGACCCAATAG gTCCTGCAAAAGAACTTTTTGAGAAGCCCTTTTTCCAGACAGTAGCTAATGCTCTTCGTCCGGGAGGAGTTGTGTGTACACAGGCAGAGAGTATATGGCTTCACATGCACATCATTGAGGATATTGTGGCAAATTGTCGCGAGATATTCAAAGGCTCTGTCAACTACGCATGGACTACAGTCCCTACATATCCAAG TGGGGTGATTGGTTTTATGCTTTGTTCTACTGAGGGACCTGCTGTGGATTTTAAGCACCCCGTGAATTCGATTGATGAGTCGAAACGGCCCTTGAGATTTTACAACTCTGAG ATTCATACAGCTGCTTTCTGTCTACCATCTTTTGCAAAGAAGGTGATTGACGCAAAAGCAAAGTGA